The genomic interval CAGCGTTTGCATACCTTCCTATAGTCCAAGGGGCAGTCGGGCCGGTTTGGTTCATAATGTCGGGGCTGGCAGCCAGGGTGGGCGAGTGCGGCAGGGCAATTGGCTTGACCACCCCGACCGTGCTCGGCATCCTTGGCGCCGATTCGGGCACGCCGAAGGTGCCGTTACCCCGGACTTCGCCGTGCCTTTCCGCCAAGCGCCCTTACTACCCCGCAGCGCCTGGCACAGAACAGGATCCTTAGATCGATGGCCACTTACGAAATCCTGATTGCCGATGACCACCCACTGTTTCGTGGCGCCCTGCGCCAGGCTGTTACCCTCGGCCTTGGCGCTGATGTACGCCTGGTTGAAGTGGCGAGCATTGCCGAACTGGAAACCCGACTGAGCGAAAAAGCCGACTGGGATCTGGTCCTGCTGGACCTGAACATGCCGGGCGCCTACGGGTTCTCCGGGCTGGTCCTGCTGCGTGGGCAATACCCGCAGATCCCCGTGGTCATGGTGTCGGCGCAGGAAGAGGCAGCCGTCGTGGTGAAGTCTCGCGAGTTTGGTGCCAGTGGTTTCATTCCCAAATCCAGCCCGCTGGAAGTGATTCAGGACGCCGTGCGCAAGGTGTTGGACGGTGAGGTCTGGTGGCCGCCGCAAGCCTTCGAGAAAGTCGACGTTTCGGCTGAAGCCAAAGCGGCCAGCGAAGGGCTGGCCAGCCTCACGCCGCAGCAGTTCCGCGTGCTGACCATGGTCTGCGAAGGTTTGCTGAACAAGCAGATCGCCTATGAGCTGAGTGTCTCGGAGGCCACCATCAAGGCCCACGTGACGGCGATTTTCCGCAAGCTGGGCGTGCGCACCCGCACCCAGGCGGCCTTGCTTCTGCAACAACTTGAATCGGTTGCAAGCCACTAACTGGCTGCTTCTTCACGCTTTTTTGACCCCAGCTGGACTAGTCTGCCGG from Pseudomonas kermanshahensis carries:
- the erdR gene encoding response regulator transcription factor ErdR, translated to MATYEILIADDHPLFRGALRQAVTLGLGADVRLVEVASIAELETRLSEKADWDLVLLDLNMPGAYGFSGLVLLRGQYPQIPVVMVSAQEEAAVVVKSREFGASGFIPKSSPLEVIQDAVRKVLDGEVWWPPQAFEKVDVSAEAKAASEGLASLTPQQFRVLTMVCEGLLNKQIAYELSVSEATIKAHVTAIFRKLGVRTRTQAALLLQQLESVASH